The following are encoded in a window of Limibacter armeniacum genomic DNA:
- a CDS encoding arylsulfatase, translating to MNKHILLTLPLCLIIQLFASLHTHGQDKPNVVIIVMDNLGWGEIGAYGGGILRGAETPHLDQLAKEGTQLLNFNVEPQCTPSRSALMTGRHPIRSGTTKVVWGLPYGLVSWEKTIAELFSDAGYATAMYGKWHLGDMEGRFPTDQGFDEWYGIANTTDESEYTSQTGFDPKVVSPPQIQQSTKGKKPQPVKEYNVETRRTIDAELTQKSIDFIKRQVDKKKPFFLYLPYTLVHLPTLPHPDFEGKSGNGTWADVLMEVDHRAGQVLDAIDDLNIRDNTIVIWMSENGPEEAPNWFGTAGYWRGHYFTALEGSLRTPFLIRWPGKIPEGVKTNEMVHMVDIMPSLAEVAGYQVPSDRKIDGVNQLPLLTGKTKASAREGFPVYNGDDMFAYKWRNFKVHFIKQESMFDTPVKHNFPRVHNLIRDPKELHGIDGGGRETGAQNLTWVLPAVTKEVLQFQKTLKEEPPILLGTPEPYVPKSKK from the coding sequence ATGAATAAACACATTTTACTGACGTTGCCTCTTTGCTTGATAATTCAGCTATTTGCCTCACTACATACACATGGACAGGACAAACCCAATGTGGTGATTATCGTAATGGACAACCTTGGTTGGGGAGAAATCGGTGCTTATGGTGGCGGCATCCTTCGCGGTGCAGAAACCCCACACCTGGATCAACTGGCAAAAGAAGGAACACAGCTACTGAACTTCAATGTAGAACCTCAATGTACCCCCAGTCGCTCAGCCCTGATGACGGGCAGGCATCCAATTCGATCTGGAACAACCAAGGTAGTATGGGGACTCCCATACGGACTGGTAAGTTGGGAAAAGACCATCGCCGAACTGTTTTCCGATGCAGGGTATGCTACAGCCATGTATGGCAAATGGCACTTGGGGGATATGGAAGGAAGGTTCCCTACAGATCAGGGGTTTGACGAATGGTACGGTATAGCCAATACCACTGATGAGTCCGAATATACCTCACAAACAGGTTTTGACCCCAAGGTGGTAAGTCCACCACAGATACAGCAAAGTACCAAGGGTAAAAAGCCACAACCGGTTAAGGAATATAATGTGGAAACAAGAAGAACCATTGACGCTGAACTGACCCAAAAATCCATTGACTTTATAAAGCGGCAAGTAGACAAGAAGAAGCCCTTCTTCCTCTATCTGCCTTATACACTGGTACACCTGCCGACCTTGCCCCACCCTGACTTTGAAGGTAAGTCAGGAAACGGGACATGGGCAGATGTACTTATGGAAGTGGACCATAGGGCCGGACAAGTGCTAGATGCCATTGATGACCTGAATATCAGAGACAACACCATTGTCATTTGGATGAGTGAGAATGGGCCGGAAGAAGCACCCAACTGGTTTGGTACAGCAGGCTACTGGAGAGGACACTACTTCACTGCCCTGGAAGGTTCACTCCGTACACCATTCCTGATCCGCTGGCCTGGCAAGATACCAGAAGGCGTTAAAACCAATGAAATGGTACACATGGTCGACATCATGCCTTCATTGGCAGAAGTGGCAGGGTATCAAGTACCATCAGACCGGAAAATCGATGGCGTAAACCAGCTCCCACTGCTAACAGGAAAAACAAAGGCCTCTGCCAGAGAAGGATTCCCTGTCTACAATGGCGACGATATGTTTGCCTATAAGTGGCGCAACTTCAAAGTGCATTTCATCAAGCAGGAAAGCATGTTTGACACCCCTGTCAAACACAATTTCCCAAGAGTACACAACCTAATACGTGACCCCAAAGAGTTGCATGGCATAGATGGTGGAGGACGAGAAACAGGCGCCCAAAACCTGACTTGGGTATTACCCGCTGTCACCAAGGAAGTACTCCAGTTTCAGAAGACACTGAAAGAAGAACCCCCAATCCTGCTAGGGACACCAGAGCCTTATGTTCCAAAAAGTAAGAAATAA
- a CDS encoding S8 family serine peptidase, with the protein MKAFEAWEITAGTPNVIVAVVDGGIDTAHEDLKDNLWVNEAEVNGVEGIDDDGNGFVDDIHGYNFVYDQGGIMPHYHGTHVAGTVGAVNNNGRGVSGVAGGTGNGDGVRLMSTQVFTDAYGGGFAAAIVYGANNGAVISQNSWGYTSAGYYEQEVLDAIDYFIEEAGNYTGSPMKGGVVIFASGNDDTDATMYPGEYPRTIAVASTQHDNDKAYYSNFGEYIDISAPGGDSANDYFGGVLSTFPGQGYGFLQGTSMACPHVSGVAALVVSRFGGENFTAEELRNRLVYSADRHTDALNDYYEGKMGYGTLNAVKALREQINIFPAQVTPYVAGFDYSDTRQTFAIVEWDTPADEGNGKPAYYEVFRAVEPFTAETLYEANQVIAYPASDTASTASYELYGPLGGKRYIAIRPVDMFGNKGAVSEILTVSYPAKPAGEVSANLISMNVDINATSAANTSFQLGNTVVGTTLKWDSHITHLSAGSAAATLSYPAPANVAEHGAAEIQYFTKEALGIADGENIQPASEEAVPYVSSQSDFFDDLGYDIKGDVVDGYLGVNNPYYSLGTATRFMVPDDKPFFTFSHLQFYFSDNGYDQPIILEIRKGGDTPAESKLLFAQEVHDDRQGGVSRMVSLEQHLTFKAGDVFWAKLIYPAEFNSPIVINEMSKSQAGRFFLSLDAGQTFDPMEYAMGVDFLALKVRAYSAGKGWDMPFMVLDPEMGEVEGGDTQTINLALEAGQLRNGLHTSEVKIKTNDKTFTIPVEFTVTGQEAKIEANKNTVEFGNSFIGEQALQQVAFLNSGLADLTISGVTFSSAKFSTKDLAGTVIKPGHHLKVNIAYSPDSAAMDAATMALATDAGDMEIPVVGSAIEKPVLTVTNGPADMMINFGDTVLTSMTIRNDGAYPLSYKLPQTIKDVTIGIEGQKDQGFGYHYLTSDNEGGPTRGLWEEISETGQDITSTLLADSRKRTSMDMGHEFNYYGEVYNQLYVHENGIVAFIDPSTASSVTGWVYYYAPAAGIGPFWHNLDLTKGGQVFYETHEDRTIVQWQNVPTYYTGRPGDMTFQLVLFKDGAVQFRYKDISGSSFLDWGSSIGFQNAAKDDGIRIGYLDKTLLKDNMVIEILPPAFDIVKEASAQEGSLMPGDSTTVDFVLDPSIKPYYGGTHPVGLVVNSNDPTAKRYVHAFNMNVIGEAMPKISADSLHFSTLMVGDKEIKALEIMNEGTQAMTLENVVISSSEFTETFYTTQVIEPKKSYEINITYRPETVAELNETITLTIDGSDIVVPIMAKAIDAPVADFSEISASIDLNYGDSTDWSFTVSNMATEGDTELHYTVSAPTEGSFLSNKALPAYEGQDKDFGYYFMDSRTSVDPADAYDWVDIRETGTQLYIEGQFAWSLVIPFDFPYYGESFNKLFVASDGFIGLDFPTNQFPFYYRDIPEKGDYVKGMIAPFWANFDPDYSKDGGVFYQMEEDRFIVTWENVIMHYRYDGEFYCTFQVILYKDGRIKYNYKDIDTHHDVAVIGLESFDETMGLSIKKAYEPEYVNEDLTSYTIYPPAHNVQANGEAETFSFKVDAGTLYEGAYTEHFYVKSNDPKSKSKTISVRLNITGTHGATIADSIAFGNAFMEEGLAVKEYMQDLTVENTGTKEIAIKGFHFSEGVYKNTANGLELLRDSGYSFSYGLNADKDFSYSYQRLRIAPGESYTFQVSYEPNTMGVLNDTLYLRMDGGTETIIEAIPVSANVTAPSMIEADIAAVSLNVLPTEQNEGDFSFSNAGEGILEYNFKPTWYRAVEEGAMATNAMRMADVTEFTADAKSFIQAAPSSAVATMATAAEAEMMSFTDSIHYADDLGPEEKAYRSGLHGTQVFNATRYKAGEAGFALTHFRNYVYNEGLPEASLKVQVRVGGTTPNEATIVHTQEFEVMGTEKGAWQLYEFDHTTFVNPNEYFFIVLEYDERLDYPQGVYDMGYNADNGEFFYSDNGGQSYKVTGLGIQRRIRVLSDASFDWLTLTPESGELSGSSKGMFTWNTDAAKAIPGHNSARVLVINNDPHATDSVAFNVDMYVNRAPYFTNPVMVDTVFENTPATIELMIRDYEGEALQVSLAEDNGFASIDWNAETGMATINVAADYEAAGDYTLTVVAADANGLQTSHEVMMHVVDVNRLPEITMENISFPFWSEYVIDQSLFTDGDGDALDIDATINTGDTVAQVVMRGNEMVILPFAQGTTTLNLMATDNRGDMVSKSVEITVSGNNAPEVANLIDEQSVFLEDKTFAVDFSDVFMDADGHVLAYTVSVSDSSAVDFVQTVDNRIIFTLNEATQVEVSITANDGYTSTSTHFMLTVNLPLAIDEELAAQIGLSNYPNPVSTSTTFSYSLVKGGNVAIEVTNLQGMVVKTIEVGDQSVGEYKSELQADALPAGMYIYSLKLNGKVVSTGKMIKR; encoded by the coding sequence TACGAGCAGGAAGTGCTGGACGCCATCGACTACTTTATCGAGGAGGCGGGCAACTACACAGGCAGCCCGATGAAAGGTGGTGTCGTGATCTTTGCTTCCGGCAATGATGACACCGATGCAACCATGTACCCGGGTGAGTACCCGAGAACCATTGCGGTAGCCTCTACCCAACACGACAATGACAAGGCTTACTACTCCAACTTCGGGGAATATATCGATATCAGCGCGCCGGGAGGTGACTCTGCCAACGACTATTTCGGAGGCGTCCTGAGTACCTTCCCAGGGCAAGGGTATGGTTTCCTGCAAGGTACTTCCATGGCATGCCCACATGTATCAGGCGTGGCGGCACTGGTGGTATCCAGATTTGGCGGAGAAAACTTCACGGCCGAGGAGCTGAGAAACAGGCTGGTTTATTCCGCTGACCGTCATACGGATGCCCTGAATGATTATTACGAAGGCAAAATGGGTTATGGCACCCTGAATGCTGTAAAGGCACTGAGGGAGCAAATCAATATCTTCCCTGCGCAAGTGACTCCATACGTAGCAGGATTCGATTACTCAGACACCCGCCAGACTTTTGCGATTGTGGAATGGGATACGCCTGCCGACGAAGGCAACGGCAAGCCAGCCTACTACGAGGTGTTCAGAGCAGTAGAGCCTTTTACGGCAGAAACATTGTATGAAGCTAATCAGGTGATAGCTTATCCAGCTTCGGATACCGCCTCAACGGCAAGCTATGAGCTGTACGGTCCGTTAGGTGGCAAGCGATATATTGCTATCCGACCGGTAGACATGTTCGGCAACAAAGGAGCTGTCTCTGAAATATTGACAGTGTCTTACCCTGCCAAGCCAGCGGGCGAAGTGAGCGCCAACCTTATCTCCATGAATGTGGATATCAATGCCACTTCAGCAGCCAACACTTCTTTCCAGCTTGGTAACACAGTTGTAGGGACCACCCTGAAATGGGACTCGCATATTACGCACCTTTCAGCTGGAAGTGCGGCAGCTACGTTGAGCTACCCAGCTCCTGCCAATGTAGCAGAGCACGGCGCAGCAGAAATCCAGTATTTCACCAAAGAAGCACTGGGTATTGCGGATGGTGAAAACATACAGCCAGCCAGCGAAGAAGCAGTGCCTTATGTCAGCAGCCAGTCGGATTTTTTCGATGACCTTGGCTATGACATCAAAGGAGATGTAGTCGATGGCTACCTGGGCGTGAACAATCCTTACTACTCTCTGGGAACTGCTACCCGCTTTATGGTACCTGACGACAAGCCTTTCTTTACTTTCTCCCACCTGCAGTTCTACTTCTCTGACAATGGCTACGACCAGCCAATCATTCTGGAGATCAGAAAAGGGGGCGATACCCCGGCAGAAAGCAAGCTGCTGTTTGCACAGGAAGTACATGATGACAGACAGGGAGGCGTAAGCCGCATGGTATCCTTGGAGCAGCACCTGACATTCAAGGCAGGTGACGTATTCTGGGCGAAGCTGATCTACCCGGCGGAGTTCAACTCACCGATCGTCATCAACGAGATGTCGAAGAGCCAGGCAGGCAGGTTCTTCCTGAGCCTGGATGCCGGACAGACTTTTGACCCAATGGAGTATGCCATGGGGGTAGACTTCCTGGCACTGAAAGTCAGGGCCTACAGCGCAGGCAAAGGTTGGGACATGCCGTTTATGGTACTCGACCCTGAGATGGGTGAAGTAGAAGGCGGAGATACCCAGACCATTAACCTTGCCCTGGAAGCAGGACAACTACGCAATGGTCTGCATACTTCTGAGGTGAAGATCAAGACCAACGACAAGACCTTTACAATACCGGTAGAATTTACCGTGACAGGTCAGGAGGCAAAGATCGAAGCCAACAAGAATACGGTTGAGTTTGGTAACAGCTTTATCGGTGAGCAAGCTTTGCAGCAGGTAGCCTTCCTTAACAGCGGATTGGCAGACCTGACCATCAGTGGCGTCACGTTCAGCTCAGCCAAGTTCTCGACCAAGGACCTGGCGGGTACGGTGATCAAGCCCGGACATCACCTGAAAGTCAACATCGCTTATTCGCCTGACTCAGCAGCCATGGATGCAGCAACGATGGCTCTGGCAACAGATGCGGGCGATATGGAAATTCCTGTAGTGGGCAGCGCCATAGAGAAGCCGGTACTGACCGTAACCAATGGTCCTGCTGATATGATGATCAACTTCGGTGATACGGTACTGACCAGTATGACCATCCGCAATGACGGCGCTTATCCGCTCTCCTATAAATTACCGCAAACCATCAAGGATGTAACCATCGGTATTGAGGGTCAGAAAGACCAGGGCTTCGGCTACCACTACCTGACTTCTGACAATGAAGGTGGCCCGACAAGAGGCTTGTGGGAAGAGATTTCGGAAACAGGTCAGGACATCACCAGTACACTACTTGCTGACTCAAGAAAGCGTACCTCCATGGACATGGGCCATGAATTCAATTACTATGGAGAGGTCTACAACCAACTGTATGTTCACGAGAACGGTATAGTTGCCTTCATAGACCCTAGTACTGCTTCCAGTGTAACCGGATGGGTTTATTATTACGCGCCTGCTGCAGGTATCGGACCTTTCTGGCACAACTTAGACCTGACCAAGGGCGGCCAGGTATTTTATGAGACCCACGAGGACAGAACCATTGTACAATGGCAGAACGTCCCAACCTACTATACAGGTCGCCCGGGAGATATGACTTTCCAGCTGGTACTGTTCAAGGATGGTGCTGTCCAGTTCCGCTATAAAGATATATCCGGTTCCTCCTTCCTTGACTGGGGTTCTTCTATCGGTTTCCAGAATGCGGCAAAAGACGACGGTATCCGAATTGGTTACCTGGACAAGACCCTGCTTAAGGACAATATGGTGATCGAGATACTGCCACCAGCATTTGACATTGTCAAGGAAGCCAGCGCGCAGGAAGGCTCCCTGATGCCGGGGGATTCTACAACCGTAGATTTTGTCTTGGACCCAAGTATCAAGCCTTATTACGGTGGCACACATCCGGTTGGGCTGGTAGTCAACTCCAACGACCCGACAGCCAAGCGTTATGTGCATGCCTTCAATATGAATGTCATCGGTGAGGCCATGCCAAAAATATCTGCTGACAGCCTGCACTTCTCTACCCTGATGGTGGGTGACAAGGAAATAAAGGCATTGGAGATCATGAACGAAGGTACACAGGCAATGACACTGGAAAATGTAGTCATTTCTTCTTCGGAGTTTACGGAGACCTTCTACACCACTCAGGTTATTGAACCAAAGAAAAGCTACGAGATCAATATCACTTACCGCCCTGAGACAGTAGCGGAGCTGAACGAGACCATCACGTTGACTATTGATGGTAGTGATATCGTAGTGCCAATCATGGCAAAAGCCATTGACGCACCAGTGGCTGACTTCTCTGAAATCAGTGCCTCAATTGACCTGAATTACGGTGACAGCACAGACTGGAGCTTTACGGTCAGCAACATGGCTACAGAAGGTGATACTGAATTGCACTATACGGTATCAGCCCCTACGGAAGGCAGCTTCCTGAGCAACAAGGCGCTACCGGCATACGAAGGACAGGACAAGGACTTCGGTTACTACTTTATGGACAGCCGTACCTCTGTGGATCCGGCTGACGCCTATGATTGGGTAGATATCAGGGAAACTGGTACACAGCTTTACATTGAAGGTCAGTTTGCGTGGAGTCTGGTAATTCCATTTGACTTCCCTTACTACGGCGAAAGCTTCAACAAGCTGTTTGTGGCTTCCGATGGTTTTATCGGTCTTGATTTCCCTACCAACCAGTTCCCGTTCTACTACAGGGACATTCCTGAAAAAGGGGACTACGTGAAAGGCATGATTGCGCCTTTCTGGGCCAACTTTGACCCTGACTACTCCAAGGACGGTGGCGTATTCTACCAGATGGAAGAGGATCGCTTTATCGTAACTTGGGAGAACGTGATCATGCACTACCGCTACGACGGAGAGTTCTACTGTACTTTCCAGGTGATCCTTTACAAGGACGGTCGCATCAAGTACAACTACAAGGACATCGACACGCACCACGATGTGGCGGTCATCGGACTGGAAAGCTTTGACGAGACCATGGGGCTGAGCATCAAGAAGGCTTACGAACCTGAGTATGTAAATGAAGACCTGACGTCTTACACCATCTATCCGCCGGCACACAACGTGCAAGCCAACGGAGAGGCCGAGACTTTCAGCTTCAAGGTAGATGCGGGTACCCTATATGAAGGCGCTTACACGGAGCACTTCTACGTGAAGAGCAATGACCCTAAGAGCAAGTCCAAAACGATCAGTGTAAGACTGAATATAACGGGTACACACGGGGCTACCATTGCTGACAGCATTGCCTTCGGCAACGCTTTTATGGAAGAGGGTCTGGCTGTGAAGGAATATATGCAGGACCTGACTGTGGAAAACACAGGTACCAAGGAGATTGCCATCAAGGGCTTCCATTTCAGTGAGGGTGTGTACAAGAACACTGCCAACGGACTGGAACTGCTTAGAGATTCAGGCTATTCGTTCTCTTACGGGCTAAATGCTGACAAGGACTTCTCTTACTCTTACCAGCGTCTGCGCATCGCACCAGGCGAAAGCTACACCTTCCAAGTAAGCTACGAGCCTAACACTATGGGCGTATTGAACGACACCCTTTACCTGCGTATGGACGGCGGTACGGAAACCATCATTGAAGCCATCCCTGTATCGGCAAATGTGACGGCACCTTCCATGATCGAGGCTGACATTGCAGCTGTTTCACTGAATGTGCTGCCTACTGAGCAGAACGAAGGTGACTTCAGCTTCAGCAATGCAGGAGAAGGTATATTGGAGTACAACTTCAAACCTACATGGTACAGAGCGGTAGAAGAAGGCGCAATGGCGACCAATGCCATGAGAATGGCTGATGTCACTGAGTTCACGGCAGATGCCAAGTCGTTTATCCAGGCTGCGCCAAGCAGTGCGGTGGCCACCATGGCAACAGCTGCAGAGGCGGAAATGATGAGCTTCACCGACTCCATCCATTACGCTGATGACTTGGGCCCTGAGGAAAAGGCTTACCGTTCAGGTCTGCATGGCACGCAGGTATTCAATGCCACCAGGTACAAGGCAGGAGAGGCAGGTTTTGCCCTGACACACTTCCGCAACTATGTTTACAACGAAGGTTTGCCAGAGGCGAGCCTGAAGGTACAGGTTCGAGTAGGTGGCACCACACCAAATGAGGCGACGATTGTACACACACAGGAGTTTGAGGTGATGGGCACTGAAAAAGGTGCTTGGCAGCTCTATGAGTTTGATCACACCACGTTTGTAAACCCGAACGAGTACTTCTTTATCGTACTGGAGTATGACGAGCGCCTGGACTACCCGCAAGGGGTTTACGACATGGGTTACAATGCCGACAACGGGGAGTTCTTCTACTCAGACAATGGCGGACAGTCCTACAAGGTAACCGGTCTGGGTATCCAAAGAAGAATCCGTGTCCTTTCGGATGCGTCATTCGACTGGCTGACCCTGACACCGGAGAGTGGTGAGTTATCTGGCAGCAGCAAAGGAATGTTCACTTGGAACACAGATGCTGCCAAAGCCATCCCTGGTCACAACTCGGCAAGGGTACTGGTCATCAACAACGATCCGCATGCAACTGATTCTGTTGCTTTCAATGTGGATATGTACGTCAACAGGGCGCCATACTTCACCAATCCGGTGATGGTGGATACTGTCTTTGAAAACACACCCGCTACTATCGAGCTGATGATCAGAGACTATGAAGGCGAAGCGCTTCAGGTATCACTGGCAGAGGACAACGGTTTCGCTTCCATTGACTGGAATGCGGAAACTGGTATGGCGACAATCAACGTAGCGGCAGATTACGAGGCAGCAGGTGACTACACCCTGACTGTCGTGGCAGCAGATGCCAACGGCCTGCAGACCTCACATGAGGTAATGATGCATGTGGTGGACGTGAACAGATTGCCGGAAATCACGATGGAAAACATCAGCTTCCCATTCTGGAGTGAGTATGTGATCGACCAGTCGCTGTTTACAGATGGAGACGGTGATGCGCTGGACATTGATGCGACTATCAATACTGGTGATACTGTAGCACAGGTTGTCATGAGAGGAAATGAAATGGTGATCCTGCCATTTGCACAAGGCACTACTACCCTGAACCTGATGGCAACGGACAACCGTGGCGATATGGTGAGCAAGTCAGTAGAGATAACTGTTTCAGGCAACAATGCCCCTGAAGTAGCGAACCTGATCGATGAGCAAAGCGTGTTCCTGGAAGACAAAACATTTGCTGTTGACTTCTCAGATGTATTCATGGATGCCGACGGTCATGTACTGGCTTACACCGTAAGCGTTTCTGACTCATCAGCAGTAGACTTTGTACAGACAGTAGACAACCGAATCATCTTCACACTGAATGAAGCTACTCAGGTAGAGGTTTCAATCACTGCCAATGATGGTTATACTTCAACATCAACTCACTTTATGCTGACTGTCAATCTGCCACTGGCAATTGACGAAGAACTGGCTGCCCAAATCGGACTGAGCAACTACCCTAACCCGGTAAGCACTTCAACTACCTTCAGCTATAGCCTTGTAAAAGGTGGCAATGTAGCAATTGAAGTAACGAACCTACAGGGAATGGTCGTAAAAACGATCGAAGTTGGCGACCAAAGTGTTGGCGAATACAAATCAGAACTCCAAGCAGATGCATTGCCTGCAGGTATGTATATCTACAGCCTGAAACTGAATGGCAAAGTAGTAAGCACTGGAAAAATGATTAAAAGATAA